In Rhodopirellula sp. P2, the DNA window CGCCAAACTTGCCCGTCCGTTCTCGCCCCGCCAGCAACTCGTGGCCCAAGTAGCCATGGCAGTGTTTGACATCGACGAAACGATACCCAGCCTTTTCCGCTCGGACTGCGGCCGCGATGAAGTCATCGATCAACGTTGACAATTCGTCATCGCTGAAAATGGCCGAGTCATCCGTGATTTTCACTCGCCGATCCAAGACCACGTTTCGCTGCACCGTCCGGGGCTCGGTCACCGATTTAATATTCGGTCGAGCGAACCGCCCCGAGTGCGTCAGTTGCAAGCCGATCAGCAGGTCATCACTGCGACCAAAATGCGACTCATGCTCGTCGACCAATTCTTGTCGCAACGAGGCAATCGCCGATAAGTTCTTTTCAGTCAGCAGCAACTGATTCGGGTTGGCGCGGCCGTCGTGCCGGACCGCCACCGCTTCGCCGCCCCACATCAATTTAGCACCGCTCAACCCAAAGTTCCGCCACCGTCGCCGCGTCAGATCCGTTGGCAAACCATCGGTGGTTCCGTCCCAGCCTTCCATTGGCAAGATGCACCAGCGGTTCCCGACAGTTTGACCATGGACCTCGAACGATTGAGCGAGCGGAGACTCCTCCCCCGATTCGACGTCCGCATCGGACGGCATTGAGATGTGGTTGTCCCGCAAATGCGCAACAAAGTCATCGTGAGTCTTCAGCGAAGCAACGCGTGGGTAGGCCATGGAAACAATTCAATCGAGAAAAAGTGAGAAGGGTGCCGGATCTTCGCGGCGGTCGTTCCAGCCGACTTCGAGCCGTGGGGCGATCAATTCGTTTTAGCGGAGTGGCGCAAGCCGCCCGGTGCTTCACCGCAGGGCTCGCGTCCTTCCGCCATTCAGTTCGAAGTTCACAAGTACGCGGCGAGATCCTGCGAAATCAGGTCCAAGATCGCTTGATCGCTGGCAGGTCGCTCAGGGCTGCCCGGATAAGTCTGACTGCTCGCGATCTTGCCGCGTGAATGCAAGAACATCGCGGCAGAGTGCTTGTACGCCGGCACGGGGTCACGGAACGCAAACGCGCCGAGGTACTGCAACAAATCGTTCAGCCCGTAAAACCGTGGGTCGTCGTTTTGCCACATCGCATCGCGAATCGCGAACTCCGCGGGACAAAACGTCGACAGCCCCAGCAGGTAATCGCTGCCATACATCACCATGTCGATGGCCAGGTCATTGCCGGTCAACACTTTGAAGTCCGGGCGAACACGATCCCGCAATTCCAAACGTTGCCATTCCAAAATTCGATCGAGCGACGAATGCTTGGCTCCCAAGCAGTTGCCGATCCCCATCAATCGCTCATACAGCGACAACGAGTAGATTTTGCCGAACGGAGCGAACATGGTTCCCAGTTCGAAGGCGTAGAACTGCTCGCATTCGGACGCGAGTTTCGCATAGGCGTCAAAGATGGAATCGTCGTCACCCCAGGTCAGCCCAAAGGATTGAAACAGAATCGGCGTCCCGTTGTGACGTTGGACTTGCTCGATTCCACGGCGATACGCTTCCCCGTTGAAGTCGTCTCCCTCGTGGTCGCCGACAAACACCCCGCCCAAGTACGCACGGTCCTTGGCGATCGCGGCGGTCAGCGACAAAGCTTCTTCACGAATTTCATCCGAAATCAAATTCGCGTAACCGGTGTCCATGTTGACGGCCGGCGTCAGCCCCGCGTCCAGCGTCGCCACGACGTGGGATTCAAACCCATCCCAATCAATCTTGCCACCCGGTGCAATCGGCAACAAAATGGCCGACATCCCGGTGATCTTGCGATTGCGGATGGGTTGTGGAGCGGGCGACGATTTGGGTTCCGTGGTGTTGTTCATGGCCGAATCCTAGCGACGACTCACCGCCGCGTCTTGGAAATTCGGGTGAAACCAGGGCTATGCAATTCGGGCAAATCCCCCGAATCACGCTTTCACTTCGAAAATCGCTTCGATTTCCACTGCAATTCCGCCTGGCAACGCGTTGGTCCCAATGGCACTGCGAGCGGCCACGCCCACCTCTTCGCCAAACACATCGCGAAACAATTCGCTGCATCCGTTGATCACAGCAGGTTGGTCTTCAAACGAATCGGTGCACCGCACCAACCCCAACAATTTGACCAATCGCGAAACCTTGTCGAGTGATCCAAGGTGTTCGCGGAGCGTCGCGAGCATGCCCAAACCGGTCTGGCGAGCGGCGTCGTAACCAACTTCCACGTCCATGTCCAAACCGAGACGACCAGTGATCAGCGTTTTGTCGCTCTTCAAAGGACCGTGACCTGACAAGTAAACCATGTTGCCGACCTGCACAATCGGCTTGTAAACGCCCATTGGCTTGG includes these proteins:
- a CDS encoding dihydrodipicolinate synthase family protein yields the protein MNNTTEPKSSPAPQPIRNRKITGMSAILLPIAPGGKIDWDGFESHVVATLDAGLTPAVNMDTGYANLISDEIREEALSLTAAIAKDRAYLGGVFVGDHEGDDFNGEAYRRGIEQVQRHNGTPILFQSFGLTWGDDDSIFDAYAKLASECEQFYAFELGTMFAPFGKIYSLSLYERLMGIGNCLGAKHSSLDRILEWQRLELRDRVRPDFKVLTGNDLAIDMVMYGSDYLLGLSTFCPAEFAIRDAMWQNDDPRFYGLNDLLQYLGAFAFRDPVPAYKHSAAMFLHSRGKIASSQTYPGSPERPASDQAILDLISQDLAAYL
- a CDS encoding RidA family protein — translated: MSYDARIDELKLELPPAPKPMGVYKPIVQVGNMVYLSGHGPLKSDKTLITGRLGLDMDVEVGYDAARQTGLGMLATLREHLGSLDKVSRLVKLLGLVRCTDSFEDQPAVINGCSELFRDVFGEEVGVAARSAIGTNALPGGIAVEIEAIFEVKA